From the bacterium genome, one window contains:
- a CDS encoding DUF4012 domain-containing protein, giving the protein MPRKHLDGIIGPVFQSAKEVDWAEVRGEWEELTGKKLHFSFWQGFLFWLILVGLFVYLQAGFFGLYFSRPYLEQKVQEAKAAIQGVDLEQTDLGEILQAENSFSDLKQALVKKGQFFVFLSYNPLFQDKAVDLSRTLLVFEKAEILKQAIFDYSFDNPTRLKRDLRLGVWNLKEMKTLIGLIKAQEIAPYKGKVRGGIEKAEEVLEFANRHFNSLAWFFGLDQERHYLLLFPNNKEARNWGGFSGTYGELKLNGKDYSLFVKDIYYLDYLLRGHSELKKPVLANSVPLSLYPDQKIFPEKKWDWYVLRNTPTSLDFKTNAQRAIWVYENIHKQNQVDGLIALTPDLVISFLDIVGPISMPDYGVNVSADNFREVIEYKVEVDNPFKRGDRTKDPKQILRDLAPKLLEKLKKADLQTKIKIAQALLENLNKKQVLLYFEEKGLQDLVEEYNWGGRLNSYPYDYIAVYNTNLNGRKSSLSIKRELALYSHIFSSGLVKNRLELTFSHEGEWKELNGGFIEGDVEDLVEVVLPKGVMLKRVLKGKEEFTNQIKESSEGDKTIFFFKFHFNPGEKMHFVFEYTLPQLVQKKWGVLFQKQPGQKATKFLYQIESDKPIKKLGEGIGGWQSLDLDREFVLEF; this is encoded by the coding sequence ATGCCCCGTAAACATTTAGATGGCATTATTGGGCCTGTTTTTCAATCTGCTAAAGAGGTGGACTGGGCTGAGGTTAGAGGAGAGTGGGAAGAGTTAACAGGCAAAAAACTCCATTTTTCGTTTTGGCAAGGATTTTTATTTTGGCTTATTTTGGTGGGATTGTTTGTTTATTTGCAGGCTGGTTTTTTTGGTCTCTATTTCTCCCGTCCTTATTTAGAACAAAAAGTACAGGAGGCAAAAGCAGCTATTCAAGGTGTTGATTTAGAGCAAACAGATTTAGGCGAGATTTTACAGGCAGAGAACTCCTTTAGTGATTTAAAGCAGGCTTTAGTGAAAAAAGGCCAATTTTTTGTTTTTCTATCTTACAATCCTTTATTTCAAGACAAGGCGGTTGATCTCTCTCGTACTTTATTGGTTTTTGAAAAAGCAGAAATCTTAAAGCAGGCGATTTTTGATTACTCTTTTGACAACCCAACAAGATTAAAACGGGATCTTAGATTAGGGGTTTGGAATTTAAAAGAGATGAAAACCCTTATAGGCTTAATAAAAGCCCAAGAGATTGCTCCTTATAAGGGAAAAGTAAGAGGAGGGATAGAAAAGGCAGAAGAGGTTTTAGAGTTTGCTAACAGACATTTTAATAGCTTGGCTTGGTTTTTTGGATTAGATCAAGAACGGCATTATTTGCTTCTTTTTCCCAACAACAAAGAGGCGAGAAATTGGGGTGGTTTTTCTGGTACTTACGGCGAGCTTAAACTAAACGGAAAAGATTATTCTTTATTTGTGAAAGATATTTACTATTTAGACTATCTATTGCGAGGGCATAGTGAATTAAAAAAGCCGGTTTTGGCCAACTCTGTACCTCTTTCTCTTTATCCTGACCAGAAAATTTTTCCTGAAAAAAAATGGGATTGGTATGTTTTGCGCAATACCCCAACTTCTTTAGACTTTAAAACTAATGCTCAAAGAGCAATATGGGTGTATGAAAACATTCATAAGCAAAATCAAGTAGATGGTTTAATTGCTTTAACTCCTGATTTAGTTATTTCTTTTTTGGATATTGTTGGTCCTATTTCTATGCCTGATTATGGAGTCAATGTTAGCGCTGACAACTTTAGAGAGGTTATTGAGTATAAAGTTGAGGTAGACAATCCTTTTAAAAGGGGGGATCGCACTAAAGATCCCAAACAGATTTTGAGAGATTTAGCTCCTAAACTTTTAGAAAAACTCAAGAAAGCTGATTTGCAAACCAAAATTAAGATAGCGCAGGCTCTTTTGGAGAACTTAAATAAAAAACAGGTTCTCTTATATTTTGAAGAAAAAGGGCTTCAGGATTTGGTAGAAGAGTATAATTGGGGTGGTCGCCTAAATTCCTATCCTTATGATTATATAGCGGTTTATAATACTAATCTTAACGGCAGAAAAAGTTCTTTAAGCATTAAACGTGAGTTAGCTCTTTATTCACATATTTTTTCTTCAGGATTGGTCAAGAATCGTTTGGAGCTCACCTTTTCTCATGAGGGAGAATGGAAGGAATTAAATGGTGGTTTTATTGAGGGAGATGTAGAAGATTTGGTAGAAGTAGTTTTACCTAAAGGAGTAATGCTAAAACGTGTTTTAAAAGGCAAGGAGGAGTTTACAAATCAGATTAAAGAGAGCAGTGAGGGAGACAAGACTATTTTCTTTTTCAAATTTCACTTTAATCCCGGAGAAAAAATGCATTTTGTTTTTGAATATACCTTGCCTCAATTAGTTCAAAAAAAATGGGGTGTGCTTTTCCAAAAACAACCAGGCCAGAAAGCAACTAAATTTTTATACCAGATTGAATCAGATAAGCCAATCAAAAAGTTAGGAGAGGGGATTGGTGGTTGGCAGAGTTTAGATTTAGACAGGGAATTTGTCCTTGAGTTTTAG
- a CDS encoding L,D-transpeptidase, translating into MIEKGGRNLGGLVSDTADVSGALVHFYPLIWRKGLFLSLGLTVILAAFFSLVYFQVLSADSLKNYSSLDFGLVSTAAQNTYYSQKQALAYQTFPQIEILNSKKIVIDVSEQMFYCYEGEELIKKFVTSTGKPSTPTKIGSFKVLDKYRMAYGGANGQYWAMPYWLGIYYAGNTENGIHALPYINGVKESTRSLGRMVSHGCIRLADENAVWVYNWADIGTPVVVQW; encoded by the coding sequence GTGATAGAGAAAGGAGGGAGAAATTTGGGCGGTTTGGTTTCAGATACAGCTGATGTTTCTGGAGCTCTGGTTCATTTTTATCCTCTTATTTGGCGTAAAGGGTTGTTTTTGAGTTTGGGTCTAACTGTTATATTGGCTGCCTTTTTTTCTTTGGTTTATTTTCAGGTTTTGTCAGCTGATAGTTTAAAAAACTATAGCTCTTTGGACTTTGGTCTAGTTTCTACTGCAGCGCAAAATACATACTACAGCCAAAAGCAGGCTTTAGCTTATCAGACTTTTCCTCAAATAGAGATTCTAAACTCCAAAAAGATTGTCATTGATGTTTCAGAGCAGATGTTTTATTGCTACGAAGGGGAAGAGTTAATTAAAAAGTTTGTTACTTCTACTGGTAAACCTTCTACCCCTACTAAAATCGGCAGTTTTAAAGTTTTGGACAAATATCGTATGGCCTATGGTGGAGCCAATGGGCAGTATTGGGCTATGCCTTACTGGTTAGGTATTTATTATGCAGGAAATACAGAAAACGGCATCCATGCTCTTCCTTATATCAATGGAGTCAAAGAGAGCACTCGTTCTTTAGGAAGAATGGTCTCTCATGGTTGTATTCGTTTGGCTGACGAAAACGCAGTTTGGGTTTATAATTGGGCAGATATAGGTACTCCGGTAGTAGTGCAGTGGTAA